A part of Tigriopus californicus strain San Diego chromosome 10, Tcal_SD_v2.1, whole genome shotgun sequence genomic DNA contains:
- the LOC131889140 gene encoding uncharacterized protein LOC131889140 isoform X2 gives MKTARAKIKAKPTAAINCSPLRRRVFVPNQMGATKKPASDFFPGFGLHFKSSGVRRVLAQYSQMEAEAMSMKQRYIETKQKYRALRDMMKDQRIKSRELMVQCALKLQDKEREVREIQRTKDEDLNRIARELTLLRSNLLREQKRLQQNMRTKDLTIARQTKEIALLKARNDELERFAAKTAEVVRDDMDTPSSIESDDSPNSSFSMPKFVIKPKEEFDAKASLPPPPALPRPPTVTRRVRFQSADEAFLSTPKPDLPRKVFKTKSDEGQTSNSPKDSGRETDSSEYSDKHSPPNMTARDSRFSQFIEESGMNQKAIMSPSWLLTNHKHFRKPSEVKSRDKIRTVVSDLTVLEEHQFNNANGKVTKVMYWSEPYL, from the exons ATGAAAACCGCCAGGGCCAAGATTAAGGCCAAGCCAACGGCTGCTATCAACTGCTCTCCACTTCGAAGACGTGTTTTTGTACCCAATCAAATGGGGGCCACCAAGAAGCCCGCCTCGGATTTCTTCCCCGGTTTTGGACTGCATTTCAAAAGCTCGGGAGTTCGTCGAGTTCTCGCACAGTATTCGCAA ATGGAAGCCGAGGCCATGTCTATGAAGCAACGATACATCGAGACCAAGCAGAAATATCGAGCACTCCGAGACATGATGAAGGATCAGAGGATCAAATCCCGGGAACTTATGGTCCAATGTGCCTTGAAATTGCAGGACAAGGAGAGAGAAGTCCGCGAG ATCCAAAGGACCAAAGATGAAGATCTCAATCGGATTGCGCGGGAATTGACGCTTCTCAGGTCGAATTTGTTGCGTGAGCAGAAGCGACTTCAGCAGAATATGAGAACCAAAGACTTGACGATCGCCCGGCAAACCAAAGAAATCGCACTTTTGAAGGCCAGGAATGACGAATTGGAGCGATTTGCGGCCAAAACGGCCGAAGTTGTCCGTGACGATATGGACACGCCCAGTTCGATTGAAAGTGACGATTCGCCTAATTCAAGTTTCTCCATGCCCAAATTCGTGATCAAGCCCAAGGAAGAGTTCGATGCCAAGGCGAGTTTGCCGCCCCCACCTGCTTTACCACGCCCTCCCACAGTGACCCGGCGGGTTCGATTCCAGTCGGCAGACGAGGCGTTTCTATCCACTCCGAAACCAGATTTGCCCAGAAAAGTGTTCAAGACCAAATCCGACGAGGGCCAAACGAGCAATAGTCCCAAGGACAGTGGACGAGAAACGGATTCCTCGGAATATTCTGATAAACATTCACCTCCAAATATGACAGCCCGTGATTCGAGGTTCTCCCAATTCATCGAAGAATCGGGAATGAATCAGAAAGCCATTATGTCTCCCAGTTGGCTTTTAACCAATCACAAACACTTCCGAAAGCCGAGTGAAGTGAAATCCAGGGACAAGATCCGGACAGTTGTCTCGGATCTGACCGTTTTAGAAGAGCATCAGTTCAATAACGCCAATGGGAAAGTGACCAAAGTCATGTATTGGTCTGAACCCTACCTGTAA
- the LOC131889140 gene encoding uncharacterized protein LOC131889140 isoform X1 has protein sequence MLNCGSSLERRAKVTDIMNGTEQTSREFHVGHDQKDWKATMKTARAKIKAKPTAAINCSPLRRRVFVPNQMGATKKPASDFFPGFGLHFKSSGVRRVLAQYSQMEAEAMSMKQRYIETKQKYRALRDMMKDQRIKSRELMVQCALKLQDKEREVREIQRTKDEDLNRIARELTLLRSNLLREQKRLQQNMRTKDLTIARQTKEIALLKARNDELERFAAKTAEVVRDDMDTPSSIESDDSPNSSFSMPKFVIKPKEEFDAKASLPPPPALPRPPTVTRRVRFQSADEAFLSTPKPDLPRKVFKTKSDEGQTSNSPKDSGRETDSSEYSDKHSPPNMTARDSRFSQFIEESGMNQKAIMSPSWLLTNHKHFRKPSEVKSRDKIRTVVSDLTVLEEHQFNNANGKVTKVMYWSEPYL, from the exons CTGAGCAAACAAGTCGGGAATTCCACGTGGGACACGATCAAAAGGATTGGAAGGCAACGATGAAAACCGCCAGGGCCAAGATTAAGGCCAAGCCAACGGCTGCTATCAACTGCTCTCCACTTCGAAGACGTGTTTTTGTACCCAATCAAATGGGGGCCACCAAGAAGCCCGCCTCGGATTTCTTCCCCGGTTTTGGACTGCATTTCAAAAGCTCGGGAGTTCGTCGAGTTCTCGCACAGTATTCGCAA ATGGAAGCCGAGGCCATGTCTATGAAGCAACGATACATCGAGACCAAGCAGAAATATCGAGCACTCCGAGACATGATGAAGGATCAGAGGATCAAATCCCGGGAACTTATGGTCCAATGTGCCTTGAAATTGCAGGACAAGGAGAGAGAAGTCCGCGAG ATCCAAAGGACCAAAGATGAAGATCTCAATCGGATTGCGCGGGAATTGACGCTTCTCAGGTCGAATTTGTTGCGTGAGCAGAAGCGACTTCAGCAGAATATGAGAACCAAAGACTTGACGATCGCCCGGCAAACCAAAGAAATCGCACTTTTGAAGGCCAGGAATGACGAATTGGAGCGATTTGCGGCCAAAACGGCCGAAGTTGTCCGTGACGATATGGACACGCCCAGTTCGATTGAAAGTGACGATTCGCCTAATTCAAGTTTCTCCATGCCCAAATTCGTGATCAAGCCCAAGGAAGAGTTCGATGCCAAGGCGAGTTTGCCGCCCCCACCTGCTTTACCACGCCCTCCCACAGTGACCCGGCGGGTTCGATTCCAGTCGGCAGACGAGGCGTTTCTATCCACTCCGAAACCAGATTTGCCCAGAAAAGTGTTCAAGACCAAATCCGACGAGGGCCAAACGAGCAATAGTCCCAAGGACAGTGGACGAGAAACGGATTCCTCGGAATATTCTGATAAACATTCACCTCCAAATATGACAGCCCGTGATTCGAGGTTCTCCCAATTCATCGAAGAATCGGGAATGAATCAGAAAGCCATTATGTCTCCCAGTTGGCTTTTAACCAATCACAAACACTTCCGAAAGCCGAGTGAAGTGAAATCCAGGGACAAGATCCGGACAGTTGTCTCGGATCTGACCGTTTTAGAAGAGCATCAGTTCAATAACGCCAATGGGAAAGTGACCAAAGTCATGTATTGGTCTGAACCCTACCTGTAA